One genomic window of Medicago truncatula cultivar Jemalong A17 chromosome 1, MtrunA17r5.0-ANR, whole genome shotgun sequence includes the following:
- the LOC11432783 gene encoding carboxyl-terminal-processing peptidase 2, chloroplastic isoform X1 gives MEIIGSSVVNPSFPLRYPTISVSQVSNWKCFSITESRFSFSLTHKRKKVTKFSIGVVPRVSNVCFPQSWTFLRKRRKWNKDSSVKHASLLFVRLVAGVMLVVSVSLASNNPSWALTEENLLFLEAWRTIDRAYIDKSFNGQSWFRYRENALRNEPMNNREETYMAIRKMLATLDDRFTRFLEPEKFRSLRSGTKGALTGVGISIGYPTKADMPSDGLVVISASPGGPAYRAGVLSGDVILAIDDMSTEKLGLYDAAERLQGPDGSSVALTIRSGSDVKHLALTREKVTVNPVKSRLCKLPAAGDNSPTVGYIKLTSFNQNASRAIREAINTFRSNNVNAFVLDLRDNSGGLFPEGIEIAKLWLDKGVIVYICDSRGVRDILDTDGSGALATSEPLAVLVNKGTASASEILAGALKDNKRAIVYGEPTFGKGKIQSVFELSDGSGLVVTVARYETPAHTDIDKVGVIPDHPLPTSFPKDEDAFCNCLQDPASSCNNNNRVQLFSK, from the exons ATGGAGATCATTGGTAGCTCTGTAGTCAATCCTTCTTTCCCTCTTCGTTACCCAACAATCTCCGTTTCTCAG GTTTCAAACTGGAAGTGTTTTTCCATAACAGAATCAAggttttcattttcactcacACATAAGAGGAAGAAAGTAACTAAATTTTCAATTGGGGTGGTGCCAAGAGTAAGCAACGTTTGTTTTCCTCAAAGTTGGACTTTCCTTCGCAAAAGGAGGAAATGGAACAAGGATTCTTCTGTCAAGCATGCTTCTTTACTGTTTGTGCGGTTGGTTGCTGGAGTTATGTTGGTTGTGTCGGTTTCTTTAGCTTCCAACAACCCCTCTT GGGCCCTGACGGAAGAGAATCTCCTCTTTCTGGAGGCATGGAGAACAATTGACCGAGCATATATCGACAAGAGTTTTAATGGACAGAGTTGGTTTAGGTATAGAGAAAATGCATTGCGCAATGAACCCATGAACAACCGTGAAGAGACAT ATATGGCGATAAGAAAGATGCTTGCCACATTGGATGACCGCTTCACTAGATTTTTAGAGCCTGAGAAGTTCAGAAGTCTGAGG TCTGGAACTAAAGGCGCTCTAACTGGTGTGGGGATATCAATAGGCTACCCTACCAAAGCAGACATGCCATCCGATGGACTTGTTGTCATTTCAGCTTCTCCAGGAGGTCCTGCATATAGAGCTGGTGTTTTGTCTGGAGATGTTATCCTGGCCATTGATGATATGAGCACAGAAAAGTTGGGGCTGTATGATGCAGCTGAACGCCTACA AGGACCTGATGGAAGCTCCGTTGCATTGACCATACGTAGTGGTTCTGATGTAAAGCATCTAGCTCTAAC GCGAGAGAAAGTTACAGTCAATCCAGTGAAGTCAAGACTGTGCAAGTTACCTGCTGCAGGAGATAATTCCCCAACAGTTGGttatataaaattaacatcGTTCAACCAAAATGCATCTC GTGCTATCAGAGAAGCAATCAATACGTTCAGGAGTAATAATGTAAATGCATTTGTTTTGGACCTCAGAGATAATAG TGGTGGTCTTTTCCCAGAAGGAATTGAGATTGCCAAGCTTTG GTTGGACAAAGGTGTGATTGTGTATATTTGTGATAGTCGTGGTGTTCGAGATATACTTGATACAGATGGAAGTGGTGCTCTAGCAACTTCTGAACCCCTTGCTGTGCTg GTAAACAAGGGAACTGCAAGTGCCAGCGAAATATTAGCGGGTGCATTGAAAGATAACAAGCGGGCCATAGTGTACGGAGAGCCAACATTTGGAAAAGG GAAGATCCAATCAGTATTTGAGCTCTCAGATGGCTCAGGACTAGTTGTTACAGTTGCTCGCTACGAGACACCTGCGCACACAGATATTGACAAG GTTG